In Desulfuromonadaceae bacterium, a single genomic region encodes these proteins:
- a CDS encoding phosphatidylglycerophosphatase A, which produces MPRWLTLFLATNGGLGYAPVASGTIGTLAGLPLFWLVSSWPAWLYGLSWLALLCLSFVVADAAGKLYQTADDGRIVIDELVGYLVTVAFLPCTWWVLLGGFCWFRVFDIFKPWPASYFDKEMKNGVGVVLDDVVAGVYGAVALRLCLWLLV; this is translated from the coding sequence ATGCCCCGTTGGTTGACCCTCTTTCTCGCCACTAATGGCGGCCTTGGTTATGCTCCGGTCGCCTCCGGCACGATCGGCACCCTCGCCGGGCTGCCGCTCTTCTGGCTCGTTTCTTCCTGGCCCGCCTGGCTCTACGGTCTGAGCTGGCTGGCGCTCCTCTGTCTCAGTTTTGTCGTCGCGGATGCTGCCGGAAAACTCTATCAGACCGCCGATGATGGTCGGATCGTTATCGACGAACTGGTCGGCTATCTGGTCACCGTCGCTTTTCTGCCCTGCACCTGGTGGGTACTGCTCGGTGGCTTCTGCTGGTTTCGCGTCTTCGACATTTTTAAACCGTGGCCGGCCAGTTACTTCGACAAAGAGATGAAGAACGGCGTCGGCGTGGTGCTTGACGATGTGGTCGCAGGGGTCTATGGGGCGGTGGCGTTGCGGCTCTGTCTGTGGTTGTTGGTTTAA
- the larC gene encoding nickel pincer cofactor biosynthesis protein LarC, whose amino-acid sequence MILCLDPFAGISGDMFLGLLVDLGVDVAAFEAQLACLPLPAYQLEWQREKRRGIAGTRCLVHAEEQTADRTWRAIDTLLAESSLAMPVRDLARRIFRRLAVAEARVHGTTPEEVHFHEVGALDSIIDIVGAAIGLTTLAPAQIVCAPLPLTRGMVTTRHGNYPLPAPATLELLSGVPLQFVAGNQELVTPTGAAIVAEVATFGSFPPCVPVRVGYGVGSRDPEERPNVLRGFLAQHGGIAGLETDQVAVIETHLDDANPEWLGDLMERLFDAGALDVAYAPLQMKKNRPGVRITVIASLKQRELLARQLLHHSSAIGVRCYETTRYKLRRAAATLTTELGEVQVKLLFDGDALVRVTPEYDSCREVARRHQRPLADVYRLAEIASAAHDWKA is encoded by the coding sequence ATGATCCTTTGTCTCGACCCGTTTGCCGGAATCTCCGGCGATATGTTCCTTGGTTTACTGGTCGATCTCGGTGTTGACGTTGCCGCTTTCGAGGCGCAACTGGCATGCCTTCCGCTCCCCGCTTACCAGCTTGAATGGCAGCGTGAAAAACGTCGGGGGATTGCGGGCACCCGCTGTCTGGTCCACGCTGAAGAACAGACCGCTGACCGGACGTGGCGCGCCATCGATACCCTGCTGGCGGAAAGTTCCCTCGCTATGCCGGTGCGTGATCTGGCCCGGCGGATTTTTCGGCGTCTCGCTGTCGCTGAAGCCAGGGTGCATGGGACGACGCCGGAGGAGGTTCACTTTCACGAAGTCGGTGCCCTTGACTCGATCATCGATATTGTTGGTGCTGCCATCGGCCTGACGACCCTCGCTCCCGCACAGATCGTTTGTGCGCCACTGCCGCTGACCCGGGGAATGGTGACGACCCGGCACGGCAATTATCCGTTGCCGGCACCGGCCACCCTTGAATTGCTGAGTGGTGTGCCGCTACAGTTCGTTGCCGGAAATCAGGAGCTGGTGACGCCGACCGGTGCGGCGATTGTCGCCGAGGTCGCAACGTTCGGGTCCTTTCCCCCTTGCGTCCCCGTACGGGTTGGTTACGGGGTCGGCAGCCGCGATCCCGAAGAGCGACCGAACGTCTTGCGTGGATTTCTCGCGCAGCATGGCGGAATCGCCGGGCTTGAAACCGATCAGGTTGCAGTGATCGAAACCCATCTTGACGACGCTAACCCCGAATGGCTCGGGGATCTGATGGAGCGCCTCTTCGATGCGGGGGCACTCGATGTTGCTTATGCGCCATTACAGATGAAAAAAAATCGTCCCGGCGTGCGCATCACGGTGATTGCATCGCTTAAGCAGCGCGAGCTGCTTGCTCGACAGTTGCTGCATCACAGCAGCGCGATTGGCGTGCGTTGTTACGAAACCACCCGTTACAAGTTGCGTCGCGCGGCGGCGACGCTGACGACAGAACTCGGTGAGGTGCAGGTCAAGCTGCTCTTCGATGGCGACGCCCTGGTGCGTGTCACCCCCGAATATGACAGCTGCCGCGAGGTGGCGCGCCGTCATCAGCGTCCCCTTGCCGACGTCTACCGGCTGGCCGAGATCGCCAGCGCGGCGCACGATTGGAAGGCTTGA